TTACCCAAGGTCGTGTGGCCGTTAATCAAACGGTAGGGATTGTTGACCATGACGGAGCGGTCCGGCGAGCGCGATTAAGCAAAATTTTTGGCCGCATCGGTCTTAAACGAGTGGAATTAGAAACAGCTACCGTCGGAGATATTGTCACATTAGCGGGGTTGCCCGATGTGAATATTGGGGAAACCATTACCGATGCGGACAATCCCATGCCATTACCGCCCATTGTCGTTGATGAACCGACATTGACCATTTTAATTGGTGTCAATACGAGTCCTTTTGCTGGTCAAGAGGGACAATTTGTTACCTCGCGTCACTTGCGAGAACGGCTATTACGAGAACAAGAGCGGAATGTGGCCTTAAAAGTGGAAGAAACTGAAGATGCCGAAGTGTTTCGGGTATCCGGCCGTGGTGAACTCCACTTGGGAATTTTATTAGAGCAAATGCGGCGGGAAGGATACGAAATGGAAGTGTCCAAACCAGAGGTCATTATGCACAAAACGCCGGAAGGACTGATGGAACCGGTCGAGCATCTCTATCTTGATGTGCCGGACGAATATGTTGGACCCGTGATGGAACTATTGGGACCGCGTAAGGCAGAAATGCTGCACATGGGACAGGCAGGTCCTAATCAGACCCGATTGGAATTTTTAATTCCAGCTCGGGGATTGTTAGGATTTCGGACCGCTTTTGTCAACCAAACCCGAGGATACGGCATCATGAATCATTTGTTCGAAGGCTATCAGCCTTATTCTGGGCCGATTGAAGAAGCGCCTCGAGGGGCTTTAATTGCCATCGAGGATGGCGTAACGACGTCCTATGCTTTAGACAACGCGCAACAACGCGGCATACTTTTTGTGGGGCCGGGGACACCTGTATATGCCGGGATGGTCGTTGGTGAAAATAGTCGCCCAACCGATCTTGAATTGAACGTATGTAAAAAGAAACATGTGACGAATATGCGGAGCTCTACTTCGGATG
The Sulfobacillus thermosulfidooxidans DNA segment above includes these coding regions:
- the typA gene encoding translational GTPase TypA, with amino-acid sequence MERRDIRNIAIIAHVDHGKTTLVDAMLRQSGIFRDPSQMTDRVLDSNDLERERGITILSKTTAIRYHDTTINIVDTPGHADFGGEVERILSMVDGALLVVDANEGPMPQTRYVLQKALSAGIKPIVVLNKMDREGARPHEVVDQVLELFIDLEASDDQLEFPVLYASAKQGIASVEPVLPESGSLEPLFETILREIPFPVGDESAPLQILVTTLEHDEYLGRMAIGRVTQGRVAVNQTVGIVDHDGAVRRARLSKIFGRIGLKRVELETATVGDIVTLAGLPDVNIGETITDADNPMPLPPIVVDEPTLTILIGVNTSPFAGQEGQFVTSRHLRERLLREQERNVALKVEETEDAEVFRVSGRGELHLGILLEQMRREGYEMEVSKPEVIMHKTPEGLMEPVEHLYLDVPDEYVGPVMELLGPRKAEMLHMGQAGPNQTRLEFLIPARGLLGFRTAFVNQTRGYGIMNHLFEGYQPYSGPIEEAPRGALIAIEDGVTTSYALDNAQQRGILFVGPGTPVYAGMVVGENSRPTDLELNVCKKKHVTNMRSSTSDEAVRLTPPRPLTLDLALEYVKSDELVEITPKSIRLRKATLDKTLRKREKIQKL